The following coding sequences are from one Candidatus Spechtbacterales bacterium window:
- the ftsH gene encoding ATP-dependent zinc metalloprotease FtsH, giving the protein MKGLTKNILITILVFTLIASFASIFYSEGEEVKEVSLSTVASQAKEGTIESIAVASNSLEITLKDGTKQTSRKEEETSLSETLRNFGVSEEQVAASNITPEAESGATFWIGIIVPFVLPFLIIGFFLWFMLRGAQRGANQAFSFGKSKAKLSGGAQGKKQNVTFKDVAGETEAKEELLEIVEFLKTPQKFLKMGARIPKGVMLMGPPGTGKTLLARAISGEAGVPFYSISGSEFVEMFVGVGAARVRDLFETAKKSSPALIFIDEIDAVGRLRGAGLGGGNDEREQTLNQILSEMDGFEQETNVIIIAATNRPDVLDPALLRPGRFDRRILIDLPDLQAREEVLKLHTKGKPLAKGVRVKELAARTPGFSGADLANLVNEAAIFATRRKKKAIDQKDLYDSIEKVMLGPERKGKVITEDDKKTAAYHEAGHAVVANELPYSDPVHKVSIIPRGRAGGYTMKIPDEERSFRTKKQFEAELAVLLGGYTAEQMIFQDVSTGASDDLKKASELARRLVTRYGMSKTIGPVVFGDSEEMVFLGKELGEQRNYSDEIAYKIDQEVTKFIKDAQTTAKKVITQNKTKLKKLADHLMAKESIERKEFDKLMAAA; this is encoded by the coding sequence AGTAGCAAGCAACAGTCTGGAAATAACTTTAAAGGACGGCACAAAACAGACCTCGCGCAAAGAAGAGGAGACATCGCTCTCTGAAACATTGCGTAATTTTGGAGTTTCTGAAGAACAGGTCGCGGCATCCAACATTACACCTGAGGCTGAAAGCGGCGCCACTTTCTGGATAGGGATAATAGTGCCTTTCGTGCTTCCTTTTCTTATTATTGGATTTTTCCTATGGTTTATGTTGCGGGGAGCTCAAAGAGGCGCAAACCAGGCTTTCAGCTTCGGAAAATCAAAGGCAAAACTTTCAGGAGGAGCGCAAGGTAAAAAACAAAATGTAACCTTTAAAGATGTTGCCGGAGAAACTGAGGCAAAAGAAGAGCTTCTTGAAATTGTAGAGTTTTTAAAAACTCCTCAAAAATTCTTAAAAATGGGTGCCAGAATACCAAAAGGAGTTATGCTTATGGGCCCTCCGGGTACAGGAAAAACTCTTTTGGCGCGCGCTATAAGCGGCGAGGCGGGAGTTCCCTTTTACTCTATAAGCGGTTCAGAATTTGTTGAAATGTTTGTTGGAGTGGGAGCCGCGCGTGTGCGCGACCTGTTTGAGACCGCTAAAAAAAGTTCACCCGCCCTTATATTTATTGACGAGATAGATGCGGTTGGAAGACTGCGTGGAGCGGGACTTGGCGGAGGAAACGACGAACGCGAACAGACGCTTAACCAGATACTAAGCGAGATGGATGGTTTTGAGCAAGAAACAAATGTAATTATAATTGCGGCAACAAACCGCCCTGATGTACTGGACCCGGCGCTTCTTCGTCCCGGAAGATTCGACAGAAGAATTCTTATAGACCTGCCGGACCTCCAGGCGCGTGAGGAGGTGTTAAAACTGCACACAAAAGGAAAACCCCTCGCTAAGGGTGTACGTGTTAAAGAGCTTGCCGCGCGCACTCCCGGGTTTTCAGGAGCCGACCTTGCAAACCTTGTTAATGAGGCGGCAATATTTGCAACAAGGCGTAAAAAGAAGGCCATAGACCAAAAAGACCTTTACGATTCTATAGAAAAAGTAATGCTTGGACCTGAAAGAAAGGGTAAGGTCATCACTGAAGACGATAAAAAAACAGCCGCTTATCATGAAGCGGGCCACGCAGTTGTAGCAAACGAACTCCCCTACAGCGACCCCGTGCACAAAGTTTCTATTATTCCCCGTGGAAGAGCCGGCGGATACACAATGAAGATACCGGACGAGGAAAGAAGTTTTCGCACCAAGAAACAATTTGAGGCAGAACTCGCAGTTCTTCTTGGTGGATATACAGCCGAACAAATGATATTCCAAGATGTATCTACAGGAGCTTCAGATGACCTGAAAAAAGCATCCGAATTAGCGCGACGACTTGTGACCCGTTACGGAATGAGTAAGACCATAGGACCTGTTGTGTTTGGAGATAGTGAAGAGATGGTATTTTTAGGAAAAGAACTCGGGGAACAACGCAACTATTCTGATGAAATTGCCTACAAAATAGACCAGGAGGTAACTAAGTTTATTAAGGATGCTCAAACTACAGCAAAAAAAGTTATCACTCAAAACAAAACTAAACTAAAAAAACTTGCTGACCACCTAATGGCTAAAGAGAGCATAGAAAGAAAAGAGTTTGATAAGTTGATGGCTGCAGCTTAA
- the trpS gene encoding tryptophan--tRNA ligase produces the protein MKNKGTILTGDRPTGSLHLGHYAGSLRMRVDMQDDHNTFVMIADTQALTDNANNPKKVRDNVLEVMLDYLAVGIDPEKSTIVLQSQLPELPELTMYYLNLVTVARLQRNPTVKEEIRQKGFEKSLPAGFFMYPVSQAADITAFKANLVPVGEDQFPMIEQTREIVEKFNRVYKKDVLVLPEAVVTKVTRLPGVDGKAKMSKSLGNAIYLKDNLKEVEKKVMQMYTDPGHVHKDDPGKVEGNTVFDYLDAFSTEGGALDKKEVEKLKEYYRKGGLGDVELKKRLASVLNEFLSPIRDRREEYAKDPAEVMRILKNGTEKGRETTSRTLKEVKEAMMLNY, from the coding sequence ATGAAAAACAAAGGTACAATTTTAACAGGAGATAGACCCACGGGGTCGCTGCATCTCGGGCATTACGCGGGCTCTTTGCGTATGCGCGTAGATATGCAGGATGACCACAACACCTTTGTAATGATAGCCGATACCCAGGCGTTAACAGATAATGCTAATAACCCTAAAAAGGTACGCGATAACGTGCTTGAAGTTATGCTGGATTATTTGGCGGTAGGCATAGACCCTGAAAAATCTACCATAGTTTTACAATCACAACTTCCCGAACTCCCTGAACTTACAATGTACTATTTAAATTTAGTTACAGTAGCACGCCTTCAAAGAAACCCGACAGTAAAAGAAGAGATAAGGCAGAAGGGATTTGAAAAAAGTCTGCCCGCGGGATTCTTCATGTATCCTGTAAGCCAGGCGGCCGATATTACCGCATTTAAGGCAAACTTAGTACCTGTAGGGGAAGATCAGTTTCCGATGATAGAGCAGACACGAGAGATAGTTGAAAAATTCAATAGAGTGTATAAAAAAGATGTACTTGTTTTACCTGAAGCCGTTGTCACAAAAGTAACACGACTCCCGGGCGTAGATGGCAAGGCGAAAATGTCAAAATCTTTGGGCAATGCCATTTATTTAAAAGATAATCTCAAAGAGGTTGAGAAAAAAGTAATGCAAATGTATACGGATCCCGGACATGTGCATAAAGACGATCCGGGCAAAGTTGAGGGTAATACAGTATTTGATTATTTGGATGCCTTTTCCACCGAAGGCGGAGCCCTGGATAAAAAAGAGGTAGAAAAATTGAAAGAATACTATCGCAAGGGTGGTCTTGGAGATGTTGAGCTTAAAAAACGCTTAGCGAGCGTGCTTAATGAATTTTTGTCGCCCATAAGAGATAGGCGTGAAGAGTATGCAAAGGACCCCGCGGAAGTTATGCGAATATTAAAAAACGGCACAGAAAAAGGGAGGGAAACTACATCTCGTACTTTAAAAGAGGTAAAAGAGGCAATGATGCTAAACTACTAA